One window from the genome of Haladaptatus paucihalophilus DX253 encodes:
- a CDS encoding S8 family serine peptidase — translation MEASTSVDSAAPIDPALTDADGTVTVVVRLEEANPDVTADRATTLETLQTHAERSQRPVLSYAKRHADSVTVLNRLWITNAVVLRVDTSDADLKKLASIEGVTRLHKNFELTLPKPADSGGDETPVGLYDAAKSVGGTDYNTTYGLDQINATDVWDDYGTRGDGVKVAVLDTGVDIDHPDIELYTENESDPTYPGGWAEFDDGGNRVQGSVPHDTDTHGTHTSGTVSGGNASGEYIGVAPDVELMHGLILPSGSGSFTQVAAGMQWAVEQDADVISMSLGATGYYSQMIEPVRNAESAGTIVVAAAGNSGEGTSGSPGNVYESFAIGASNEDLGIASFSSGEEIDTENDWGSDAPASWPDSYVVPDVAAPGVDVKSSVPGGGYSRYDGTSMATPHTAGAAALMIAAAGGDLQPSDIRSAFRETAFKPENCSPSCSPRDGNDTRYGAGIIDVKAATDTVALENGITGTVTNESGAPVDGATVSLDTGRTTETNASGGYTLLEEPGTYDVTASAFGYGTTTSTVTVENGSFARQDFSLSPALGVRILDGQPDAIEGGESVTVTADVRNLETYTVELDGDYETNNATLVVNGEEHAFGEAIDLGGYSGELTVTVETTSGTHGSFSLSHTFEGTNDSVTATTGPTEIFEEYTTIAVVDSDDGFGEQTADALDGSLPANYQVTVVQDENAMEAVGEYDSFVIQDFDPAQLDAQAFVDATNSPSTGVVWLEQWGDNSNGIAGRSAAVGDPASTADEGFGAGNPYFTITESSPLFEGVGSVGDQVTIHTGSWGDHAWYDGYSGQTVATVGDDDGTKGSAIGVDRQTGTVLASSLGRTSYVENGDYTEEADAILANAVQYVSTAPAVIVKSGQPRHVSTGEEVEVNLSVNQLRDVQVDLSENSTLSEDDLTLYIDGWGPIPFGLPILERPPETTDEYTIRVVPDENAVGSFSLETTATAGPDAERVTIRTGPTAVYDAPINVPEDVESVQEAVDLAPPGAEIVVGSGTYTEQVTVDTPGVTIRGADGATSVIAAPENATGDTIAVDAPDVTVTGVTVDAGGRTSGLSVDGADNATVRGVTVRNATTGISVDTANGAVVDGNVVRNASVGIDANAPGATVTDNRIEDAATGLRFGNGNDAATPTEVRKNEVAAETGVGIEGANATAVSLRFNDLEATDVAVASTADATFDARLNYFGDRGPADTTFDGDVAYEPFLTARPENVDTDAPTKIGIDLDMPATAGDGQATYYTVGIPGPTDQTVGDILGSFDGTVYGYDAAAGQWEQLTADSSVDALDALLVGTTTDARGMLTFEHTQGPPSPPGQATLVEGWNFVAAPQYAGADEAFGVSSGNPTLVQEYATQPTSQPGPRSELSGTYELGSSNPGPNVSAFAGYYVYSESAGTLPTYLTSNPTMTELYDGLNIPTDDRGLPVTDVSATMTDAVSPTDVSVDANGAAVEPLPTLPMTVHGTVTVDGEPASAGTTVTVDVGGETRGTFTVGENGTLGAASGTAKKLVVSGTADDAGEPVTFSVDGTAAAADSSVTWKPGAVESVHLTVKSGSAARTGDDSTDSGKEKTGKKKAKRTLTPLSA, via the coding sequence ATGGAAGCGTCCACGTCCGTCGATTCCGCCGCGCCAATCGACCCGGCGCTGACGGACGCGGACGGAACCGTGACCGTCGTCGTGCGCTTAGAGGAGGCGAACCCGGACGTGACCGCGGACCGGGCCACGACGTTGGAGACGCTACAGACGCACGCGGAACGGAGCCAGCGGCCCGTTCTCTCGTACGCGAAGCGACACGCGGACAGCGTTACAGTCCTCAATCGGCTGTGGATAACCAACGCCGTCGTGCTCCGCGTCGATACCTCCGACGCCGACCTGAAGAAACTCGCGTCGATAGAAGGCGTCACACGGCTGCACAAGAACTTCGAACTCACGCTTCCGAAGCCCGCCGACTCCGGCGGTGACGAGACGCCCGTCGGTCTGTACGACGCCGCCAAAAGCGTCGGCGGGACGGACTACAACACCACCTACGGTCTCGACCAGATCAACGCGACGGACGTGTGGGACGACTACGGGACGAGAGGAGACGGCGTTAAGGTGGCAGTGCTCGATACGGGCGTGGACATCGACCACCCGGACATCGAACTCTACACCGAAAACGAGAGCGACCCGACCTACCCCGGCGGGTGGGCCGAGTTCGACGACGGCGGCAACCGCGTTCAGGGCAGCGTGCCACACGACACGGACACGCACGGGACGCACACCAGCGGAACCGTCTCCGGCGGCAACGCCAGCGGCGAATACATCGGCGTCGCGCCCGACGTCGAACTCATGCACGGGCTCATCCTCCCCAGCGGTAGCGGCTCCTTCACGCAAGTCGCCGCGGGGATGCAGTGGGCCGTCGAGCAGGACGCCGACGTCATCAGCATGAGCCTCGGCGCGACCGGCTACTACAGTCAGATGATAGAGCCGGTCCGGAACGCCGAATCGGCAGGTACCATCGTCGTCGCCGCGGCCGGAAACAGCGGCGAAGGGACGAGCGGCTCGCCCGGCAACGTGTACGAATCGTTCGCCATCGGCGCGTCGAACGAAGACCTCGGCATCGCGTCGTTCTCCAGCGGCGAAGAGATAGACACCGAAAACGACTGGGGAAGCGACGCACCCGCCTCGTGGCCGGACAGTTACGTCGTCCCCGACGTCGCCGCACCCGGCGTTGACGTCAAGAGTTCCGTCCCCGGCGGCGGCTACTCCCGATACGACGGAACGTCGATGGCGACCCCGCATACCGCCGGTGCCGCGGCGCTGATGATCGCCGCGGCCGGTGGCGACTTACAGCCGTCGGACATCCGGTCCGCCTTCCGCGAAACGGCGTTCAAACCGGAGAACTGTTCGCCGAGTTGCTCGCCCCGCGACGGAAACGACACCCGATACGGCGCGGGAATCATCGACGTGAAAGCGGCGACCGATACGGTCGCGCTCGAAAACGGTATCACCGGAACGGTGACCAACGAGAGCGGCGCGCCGGTCGACGGTGCGACCGTTTCCCTCGACACCGGTCGCACGACAGAGACGAACGCCTCCGGTGGATACACGCTCCTGGAAGAACCCGGAACGTACGACGTCACCGCGAGCGCGTTCGGATACGGGACGACGACATCGACGGTCACCGTCGAAAACGGGTCGTTCGCGCGACAGGACTTCTCGCTGTCGCCCGCGCTCGGCGTTCGCATCCTCGACGGGCAACCCGATGCGATAGAAGGCGGCGAGTCCGTCACCGTCACCGCGGACGTGCGAAATCTGGAAACGTACACCGTCGAACTCGACGGCGACTACGAGACGAACAACGCGACGCTGGTCGTCAACGGCGAGGAACACGCGTTCGGCGAGGCCATCGACTTGGGTGGCTACTCCGGTGAACTCACCGTGACAGTCGAAACGACGTCGGGAACGCACGGCTCGTTCTCGCTTTCTCACACCTTCGAAGGGACGAACGACAGCGTGACGGCGACGACCGGCCCGACGGAAATCTTCGAGGAGTACACGACCATCGCCGTGGTCGATTCGGACGACGGGTTCGGCGAGCAGACCGCGGACGCCCTCGACGGGTCGCTTCCCGCGAACTATCAGGTGACGGTCGTGCAGGACGAGAACGCCATGGAGGCCGTCGGCGAGTACGACTCGTTCGTGATTCAGGACTTCGACCCCGCCCAACTCGACGCGCAGGCGTTCGTCGACGCGACGAACAGCCCGAGCACCGGCGTCGTCTGGTTGGAACAGTGGGGCGACAACAGCAACGGCATCGCGGGACGGTCAGCCGCGGTCGGCGACCCCGCGAGTACCGCCGACGAAGGGTTCGGGGCCGGAAACCCGTACTTCACCATCACGGAGTCGAGTCCCCTGTTCGAAGGGGTCGGCTCGGTCGGTGACCAAGTGACCATCCACACCGGAAGCTGGGGCGACCACGCGTGGTACGACGGATACAGCGGCCAAACCGTCGCCACGGTCGGCGACGACGACGGCACCAAAGGATCCGCCATCGGCGTCGACCGACAGACGGGCACGGTGCTCGCATCGTCGCTCGGCCGCACGTCGTACGTCGAAAACGGCGACTACACCGAGGAGGCGGACGCGATACTGGCGAACGCGGTCCAGTACGTGAGCACCGCTCCGGCGGTCATCGTCAAATCCGGTCAACCCCGCCACGTGAGCACGGGCGAGGAAGTCGAAGTGAACCTCTCCGTGAACCAACTCCGCGACGTGCAAGTCGATTTGAGCGAGAACTCCACGCTGAGCGAGGACGACCTCACGCTCTACATCGACGGGTGGGGACCGATTCCGTTCGGCCTCCCCATCCTCGAACGACCACCGGAGACGACCGACGAGTACACCATCAGGGTCGTTCCCGACGAGAACGCTGTCGGTTCGTTCTCGCTCGAAACCACGGCGACCGCTGGACCGGACGCGGAACGGGTCACGATTCGAACCGGACCGACCGCCGTCTACGACGCCCCGATAAACGTACCCGAGGACGTCGAGTCCGTTCAGGAAGCGGTCGACCTCGCGCCACCGGGCGCGGAGATAGTCGTCGGTAGCGGCACGTACACCGAGCAGGTGACGGTGGATACGCCCGGCGTCACCATCCGCGGTGCCGACGGAGCGACTTCGGTCATCGCCGCACCCGAAAACGCGACCGGCGACACCATCGCGGTCGACGCACCCGACGTCACCGTGACCGGCGTTACGGTCGATGCGGGCGGACGAACGAGCGGCCTCTCCGTCGACGGCGCGGACAACGCGACCGTCCGGGGAGTCACGGTTCGCAACGCGACGACGGGCATCTCGGTCGATACCGCGAACGGCGCGGTCGTTGACGGGAACGTCGTTCGAAACGCATCCGTCGGCATCGACGCGAACGCGCCGGGTGCGACCGTCACCGACAACCGCATCGAGGACGCCGCGACCGGGCTTCGGTTCGGAAACGGCAACGACGCGGCGACCCCGACCGAGGTGCGGAAGAACGAGGTCGCGGCCGAGACGGGCGTCGGCATCGAGGGCGCGAACGCGACGGCCGTGTCGCTTCGGTTCAACGACCTCGAAGCGACGGACGTCGCCGTCGCTTCGACGGCGGACGCGACGTTCGACGCGCGGCTGAACTACTTCGGCGACCGCGGTCCGGCCGACACGACGTTCGACGGGGACGTCGCGTACGAACCCTTCCTGACCGCACGACCGGAGAACGTCGATACTGACGCGCCGACGAAGATCGGTATCGACCTCGACATGCCCGCGACCGCGGGTGACGGACAGGCGACGTACTACACTGTCGGCATCCCCGGTCCGACGGACCAGACCGTCGGCGACATTCTGGGTTCGTTCGACGGCACCGTCTACGGTTACGACGCCGCCGCCGGGCAGTGGGAGCAGTTGACGGCCGATTCGTCCGTCGATGCGCTCGACGCGCTGTTGGTCGGTACCACGACCGACGCGCGCGGGATGCTGACCTTCGAGCACACGCAAGGACCGCCGTCCCCGCCGGGACAGGCGACGCTCGTGGAAGGCTGGAACTTCGTGGCCGCACCGCAGTACGCGGGCGCTGACGAGGCGTTCGGCGTCTCCTCCGGAAACCCGACGCTCGTGCAGGAGTACGCCACGCAGCCGACGAGTCAACCCGGTCCGCGGAGCGAACTCAGCGGGACGTACGAACTCGGCAGTTCGAACCCCGGTCCGAACGTGAGCGCGTTCGCGGGGTACTACGTCTACTCGGAGTCCGCGGGCACGCTCCCGACGTACCTCACGAGTAACCCGACGATGACGGAGCTGTACGACGGGTTGAATATCCCGACCGACGACCGCGGACTGCCGGTCACCGACGTCTCGGCGACGATGACGGACGCGGTGTCGCCCACCGACGTCTCGGTCGATGCGAACGGGGCCGCCGTCGAACCGCTTCCAACTCTCCCGATGACCGTTCACGGAACGGTGACGGTTGACGGCGAACCGGCGTCCGCCGGAACGACCGTCACGGTGGACGTCGGCGGCGAGACGCGCGGCACGTTCACGGTCGGCGAGAACGGCACGCTCGGTGCCGCGAGCGGAACGGCGAAGAAACTCGTCGTCTCCGGGACGGCGGACGACGCGGGCGAACCCGTGACGTTCTCCGTGGACGGCACCGCCGCCGCGGCCGATTCCAGCGTCACGTGGAAACCGGGCGCGGTCGAATCGGTCCACCTCACGGTGAAATCGGGGTCGGCAGCGCGAACCGGCGACGATTCGACCGATTCGGGGAAGGAGAAGACGGGGAAGAAGAAAGCGAAGCGAACGCTCACGCCGCTGAGCGCCTGA
- a CDS encoding DUF5830 family protein produces MESDDDPVAMGVELLSKVEHPELSVAEAVDRIETITTDPTTTRTILDEAEKRGVIERENGIIRPTGGGFVRFESQVVTKEGDFTCRRCGTGISTGHFIKLDAGELGPFGSSCIRKVTGRE; encoded by the coding sequence ATGGAATCGGACGACGACCCCGTGGCGATGGGGGTCGAACTGTTGAGCAAGGTCGAACACCCGGAGCTGTCGGTCGCGGAAGCGGTGGACCGCATCGAAACCATCACGACCGACCCGACGACGACGCGGACGATTCTGGACGAGGCGGAAAAACGGGGCGTCATCGAGCGGGAAAACGGCATCATCCGCCCGACCGGTGGCGGGTTCGTCCGATTCGAAAGCCAAGTCGTGACCAAGGAAGGCGACTTCACCTGTCGGCGCTGTGGCACCGGCATCTCGACCGGGCACTTCATCAAACTCGACGCGGGCGAACTCGGTCCCTTCGGGTCGTCGTGCATCCGGAAGGTCACCGGTCGGGAATAA
- a CDS encoding DUF7115 domain-containing protein: MSIPGIVQSSLGDEHVAAKVSLGGEDILYVTPTRTLIYRADGLLSDESVEEYPHDAERITVSEGRRKSTITLDYGIDGTEKFKIPTKRLHDALHPVIAGVLNGAGVTDSNEQVLQTYQFSELTLVLTSARVVKHVGEAIWDTDFEQFHFADVTSLDVEEGNVSSQIIIEADGRPQRIKTPSDRTREVRERIEQGLLSYHDVGSYAEFEQTVVPDDPEPDADENVSFAEDDDDVFGGGVEPLNANPPELNDSGQIVETPTADPLGGESESVNGGGAGTVAAEATPADSPSASSGTATNTVADGMQTDGEEPDETVFADSGFESASENLDDPVEAQLAALTETVERQNELLERQQKTIERLISELSRGR, from the coding sequence ATGAGCATTCCGGGAATCGTCCAGTCCAGCCTCGGAGACGAACACGTCGCGGCGAAAGTGTCCCTCGGGGGGGAAGACATCCTCTACGTGACACCGACGCGGACGCTTATCTATCGCGCTGACGGCCTGCTCAGCGACGAATCCGTCGAGGAGTACCCGCACGACGCGGAGCGAATCACGGTGTCCGAGGGCCGACGAAAATCGACCATCACGCTCGATTACGGTATCGACGGCACCGAGAAGTTCAAGATTCCGACGAAGCGCCTGCACGACGCCCTGCACCCCGTCATCGCGGGCGTGTTGAACGGTGCGGGCGTCACCGACTCGAACGAACAGGTCCTCCAAACCTACCAGTTCAGCGAACTGACGCTCGTTCTCACCAGCGCACGCGTGGTAAAACACGTCGGCGAAGCGATTTGGGACACGGATTTCGAGCAGTTCCACTTCGCGGACGTGACGAGCCTCGACGTGGAGGAGGGCAACGTCTCCTCGCAAATCATCATCGAAGCGGACGGACGACCGCAGCGCATCAAAACCCCGAGCGACCGGACGCGGGAGGTCCGCGAGCGAATCGAGCAGGGACTGCTCTCCTACCACGACGTGGGAAGCTACGCCGAATTCGAGCAGACGGTCGTCCCCGACGACCCCGAACCGGACGCCGACGAGAACGTCTCGTTCGCGGAGGACGACGACGACGTGTTCGGCGGCGGCGTCGAACCCCTCAACGCGAACCCCCCCGAGCTGAACGACAGCGGACAAATCGTCGAAACGCCGACCGCCGACCCGCTTGGCGGCGAAAGCGAGAGCGTGAACGGCGGTGGGGCAGGGACCGTCGCCGCCGAAGCTACACCGGCAGACTCGCCGTCCGCCAGCTCCGGAACCGCGACGAACACCGTAGCCGACGGGATGCAGACCGACGGGGAGGAACCGGACGAAACCGTCTTCGCAGACTCGGGCTTCGAATCGGCGAGCGAGAATCTGGACGACCCCGTGGAGGCTCAACTCGCCGCGCTCACCGAGACGGTCGAGCGACAGAACGAGCTACTCGAACGGCAACAGAAGACGATAGAGCGACTCATCTCCGAACTCAGCCGCGGTCGATAA
- a CDS encoding TVP38/TMEM64 family protein, which translates to MEFSGNRRQVAGVGLVALVVVAGVLLSPEVVLQRVRRVTHDPLLAAGLFLGVYLVRPLFAWPTTVVAVAVGYVYGPVVGFPVALGGTVMSAYLPFAAARYFRVDSGVFGRLGDSGERFFDATGDLRGMVASRLVPAPSDAVSAAAGLSNVPDRSFLLGTAIGEVPWMVVAVLAGGSLDTLSVHEIGKNWAVVAVVGIGGLFLLAGPAYRAVTDD; encoded by the coding sequence ATGGAGTTCTCGGGGAACAGACGACAGGTGGCCGGAGTGGGGTTGGTCGCGCTGGTCGTCGTCGCTGGCGTCCTCCTCTCGCCGGAAGTCGTCCTGCAGCGGGTTCGGCGCGTGACGCACGACCCGCTTCTCGCCGCGGGGCTGTTTCTCGGCGTCTACCTCGTCCGACCGCTGTTCGCGTGGCCGACCACGGTGGTCGCCGTCGCGGTCGGCTACGTGTACGGGCCGGTCGTCGGGTTTCCGGTCGCGCTCGGCGGAACCGTGATGAGCGCCTACCTTCCCTTCGCCGCGGCGCGCTACTTCCGCGTCGATTCGGGGGTGTTCGGTCGCCTCGGCGACTCGGGAGAACGGTTCTTCGACGCGACCGGCGACCTTCGCGGCATGGTCGCCTCGCGCCTCGTCCCCGCCCCTTCGGACGCGGTGTCCGCCGCCGCCGGGTTGTCGAACGTCCCGGACCGCTCGTTCCTCCTCGGCACCGCCATCGGCGAAGTGCCGTGGATGGTCGTCGCCGTCCTCGCCGGTGGCTCGCTCGACACGCTCTCGGTCCACGAAATCGGGAAGAACTGGGCGGTCGTCGCCGTCGTCGGTATCGGCGGACTGTTCCTGTTGGCCGGACCCGCCTACCGCGCCGTCACCGACGAT